From Candidatus Methylacidithermus pantelleriae, the proteins below share one genomic window:
- a CDS encoding aldehyde dehydrogenase family protein: protein MPQLRASPLLLIGNRWVDGTGSYPLRDPYWGKVIAEVPLADLSLCKEAIRLAHEAFATTSREAPCDRAERLVRIASLIESRKDDFVETIVMEVGKPRRLATVEVERAIVTFRAAAEEARRELGELLSLQGFPTGKGYFGWVKRFPIGVVFAITPFNFPLNTVAHKVAPCLATGNPMVLKPSPKAPLTAILLSELLLEAGIVPGQYNLIVCGNEEVAELVVDDRVRKVSFTGSAEVGWKLKALCPEKRVTLELGGNAAVIVDERSDWLKAIGPIAMGAFAYAGQSCISVQRVLVHRSIYEAFRDALVSFTQKEIHIGDPNRPEVVVGPLIDASAAERIARWLAKAQEKGARIVCGGRFQGPCLEPTIVETQEEELEIVCEEVFAPLLVLSHFDSFDEALQRVNRSRYGLQAGVFTRDLYRAMQAFETLEVGAVLINQIPTFRIETMPYGGVKRSGFGREGIRYAMEGMTEPRVCLWNCN from the coding sequence GTGCCGCAGTTACGAGCTTCCCCTTTGCTTCTTATTGGTAATCGCTGGGTGGATGGTACGGGGAGCTATCCATTGCGGGACCCTTACTGGGGCAAAGTGATCGCCGAGGTTCCCCTCGCCGACCTCTCCCTATGCAAGGAAGCGATCCGACTGGCTCATGAGGCGTTTGCGACCACCAGCCGGGAAGCTCCGTGTGACCGAGCCGAGCGATTGGTTCGAATCGCCTCCCTAATCGAAAGCCGTAAGGATGACTTCGTTGAAACGATTGTGATGGAGGTTGGCAAGCCCAGGCGGCTAGCGACGGTGGAAGTGGAAAGGGCTATTGTCACGTTCCGAGCAGCTGCTGAGGAGGCTCGACGGGAACTGGGAGAGCTTTTGTCTCTTCAGGGCTTTCCTACCGGCAAGGGTTACTTCGGGTGGGTGAAACGGTTCCCGATCGGGGTCGTTTTCGCCATTACTCCTTTCAATTTTCCTCTCAACACGGTAGCGCATAAAGTTGCTCCTTGTTTGGCCACCGGTAACCCGATGGTCCTCAAACCTTCTCCCAAGGCGCCTCTTACGGCCATTCTTTTGTCAGAACTCCTTTTGGAAGCCGGTATTGTCCCGGGACAATACAACTTGATTGTTTGTGGGAATGAGGAAGTGGCAGAGCTGGTTGTGGACGATCGAGTCCGGAAGGTTTCTTTTACGGGGAGCGCTGAGGTGGGTTGGAAGCTTAAGGCCCTTTGCCCTGAGAAAAGGGTAACCCTGGAACTTGGAGGCAATGCGGCTGTCATCGTAGATGAACGCAGTGATTGGTTGAAAGCAATTGGTCCCATTGCTATGGGAGCCTTTGCCTACGCGGGTCAATCGTGCATTAGTGTCCAGCGCGTGCTTGTTCATCGCTCGATCTATGAGGCTTTCCGCGACGCGCTGGTGAGCTTTACGCAGAAGGAGATTCACATAGGTGATCCGAACCGTCCCGAAGTTGTGGTGGGGCCGCTCATCGACGCTTCGGCCGCAGAGCGAATCGCTCGGTGGCTGGCCAAGGCCCAGGAAAAGGGAGCCAGGATTGTATGCGGGGGACGCTTCCAAGGTCCGTGCTTGGAGCCGACGATTGTCGAGACGCAAGAGGAGGAGCTAGAAATCGTGTGCGAAGAGGTTTTTGCTCCTCTTTTGGTCTTGTCGCACTTTGATTCTTTCGACGAGGCCTTGCAGAGGGTAAACCGGTCCCGGTATGGGTTACAGGCAGGGGTTTTCACCCGGGATCTTTATCGGGCTATGCAAGCTTTTGAGACCCTGGAGGTGGGTGCGGTGCTGATCAATCAGATTCCGACGTTTCGGATTGAAACGATGCCCTACGGGGGAGTGAAACGGAGTGGTTTTGGGCGCGAGGGGATCCGGTATGCGATGGAAGGCATGACCGAACCACGCGTTTGCCTTTGGAATTGTAACTAG
- a CDS encoding zinc ribbon domain-containing protein has protein sequence MQSNIRELLESLLRLQEKDVRVLKLEEELLRIPKEKSVHEQKYEKVRLEWEARKKELQELEVQRKRLELEAQALRDRIAKYKLQQMQTRKNDQYQALGHEIELASQEVARIEDQELSLMEQAEILKGRLQELESQVRAEKLQFEENVAALEARKRRLEEELEKTRRQVKEAEEKLDTELLRKYRRIWQARKPLALAPVTQDSCGGCHMKIPRQTVLDVRSEKKWVECENCGRFLYWAGETGV, from the coding sequence ATGCAATCGAACATTCGGGAGCTTTTGGAAAGCCTGCTCCGCCTGCAGGAGAAAGATGTGAGGGTGCTCAAACTGGAGGAGGAACTTTTGCGTATTCCGAAGGAAAAATCCGTCCATGAGCAAAAATACGAAAAAGTCCGGCTCGAGTGGGAAGCCCGCAAAAAGGAACTGCAAGAGCTAGAGGTTCAACGGAAGCGCTTGGAACTGGAAGCACAAGCGTTACGCGATCGGATTGCCAAGTACAAACTGCAACAAATGCAGACACGGAAAAACGATCAGTACCAAGCGCTGGGTCATGAAATTGAGTTGGCGTCCCAGGAGGTTGCCCGGATCGAGGACCAGGAACTTTCGCTTATGGAGCAAGCCGAGATCTTAAAGGGACGCTTGCAAGAGCTAGAATCGCAGGTAAGGGCAGAAAAGCTCCAGTTCGAAGAGAATGTTGCGGCTTTGGAGGCAAGGAAGCGACGATTGGAAGAGGAATTGGAGAAGACCCGGCGGCAAGTGAAGGAGGCGGAAGAAAAGCTAGACACCGAACTCCTCAGAAAGTACCGGCGGATCTGGCAAGCTCGAAAACCCCTGGCGCTAGCTCCTGTGACCCAGGACTCATGCGGGGGCTGCCACATGAAGATTCCGCGTCAAACGGTCTTGGACGTACGATCAGAAAAAAAATGGGTCGAGTGCGAAAATTGTGGTCGTTTTCTCTACTGGGCGGGGGAAACAGGGGTCTAG
- the smpB gene encoding SsrA-binding protein SmpB → MGEDILVNRRAYHDYHVVETLEAGIQLRGPEVKSLRLGRGNVAGSFARVEDGEAWLYHMDIQPYQNQPDPSFDPKAKRKLLLHKAEIRRLEGKLSIRGRTLIPLKLYWKNRKIKVLLGLAEGKSKGDKREALKEREAQKEIARALRRRRN, encoded by the coding sequence ATGGGAGAAGACATTTTAGTCAACCGACGGGCCTATCACGACTACCACGTGGTCGAAACGCTAGAGGCGGGCATCCAGCTTCGCGGTCCCGAAGTCAAGTCCCTTCGACTCGGACGAGGAAATGTGGCCGGTTCCTTCGCCCGGGTGGAAGACGGGGAAGCCTGGCTTTACCATATGGATATCCAGCCCTACCAAAACCAGCCCGATCCCTCCTTTGATCCAAAGGCCAAAAGAAAACTTCTTCTCCACAAAGCGGAGATCCGCCGGTTGGAAGGGAAACTTTCGATCCGAGGCCGGACGCTTATCCCGCTTAAGCTCTACTGGAAAAACCGAAAGATCAAAGTTCTTTTGGGACTCGCAGAGGGTAAATCCAAAGGAGACAAGCGGGAAGCACTCAAGGAACGGGAAGCGCAAAAGGAAATCGCCCGAGCTTTACGAAGGAGGCGAAACTAG
- a CDS encoding DNA-directed RNA polymerase subunit omega, whose amino-acid sequence MKDPALLKQALEKIPTPEILVNVVSRRVRLLARGARPLVEAPADWGFLEIALKEIGEGKLSYELIEEVPPPPSSA is encoded by the coding sequence ATGAAAGACCCGGCCCTTTTGAAACAAGCTCTGGAAAAAATTCCGACCCCGGAAATCCTAGTCAACGTCGTATCCCGAAGAGTGCGATTGCTTGCGCGAGGAGCGCGCCCGCTGGTGGAAGCGCCCGCAGACTGGGGATTTCTTGAAATTGCGCTCAAAGAGATCGGTGAGGGCAAACTTTCCTACGAGCTCATTGAGGAAGTCCCCCCTCCCCCAAGTTCCGCTTAA
- a CDS encoding class I SAM-dependent methyltransferase, which yields MLFPELPSDAEHKDSAARDLGVVCLPKASQTSRPWTVSVVKNLQKTLVFAKESLLHPRSVGALVPSSLYLAEAMARCVKRPSGSWVLELGAGTGSVTRALLRQGIPPQRLIVVEQSLRLVHLLTEQFPRLLIIHGDAQELRGILRATFGQVCPLISHVVSSLPFRSLSPLTRSRLEREIELVLPPGGKVIQFTYDLRPWARGPFEAFHKGKGATVWRNLPPARIDWYQKP from the coding sequence ATGCTTTTCCCAGAGTTGCCTAGCGATGCGGAGCATAAAGATTCGGCCGCCCGGGATCTGGGAGTCGTATGCCTCCCCAAAGCCAGCCAGACCTCTCGCCCGTGGACGGTTTCTGTCGTAAAAAACCTCCAAAAAACTCTCGTTTTTGCCAAAGAAAGTCTTCTCCATCCACGGAGCGTGGGTGCGCTTGTGCCAAGCTCCCTCTATCTGGCCGAGGCCATGGCTCGTTGTGTCAAGCGCCCTTCCGGGTCATGGGTTTTGGAGCTGGGGGCGGGAACGGGATCCGTTACCCGTGCCCTTCTCCGACAAGGCATTCCTCCGCAACGGCTCATTGTGGTCGAACAATCCCTGCGGCTCGTCCATCTCCTCACGGAACAATTTCCGCGTCTGCTCATCATTCATGGAGACGCCCAAGAGTTGAGGGGGATATTACGGGCTACTTTCGGACAGGTCTGCCCGTTGATTTCCCACGTGGTCTCCTCGCTTCCCTTTCGCTCGCTGTCCCCCCTTACACGATCGAGGCTGGAACGGGAGATTGAACTGGTTTTACCGCCGGGTGGGAAAGTGATCCAGTTTACTTACGACTTGCGTCCCTGGGCCAGAGGGCCTTTCGAGGCTTTCCACAAAGGGAAAGGAGCGACTGTCTGGCGCAACCTTCCGCCCGCGCGGATCGACTGGTACCAAAAACCGTAA
- the purM gene encoding phosphoribosylformylglycinamidine cyclo-ligase — MSSLRDPKPQAFSSLSCPVPEVSSRYEEAGVSLGLARQLKSQLFVRSRRQPKDPRCLGELGGFAGLFRARFPGYRKPVLVASTDGVGTKLALATALQKYRGVGQDLVHHCINDIAVVGAKPLFFLDYLGVARLEPRMFQELLGGILTACRRWNCTLLGGETAQLSDTFQPGHFELVGTIVGVVEESQRIDGSKIQPGNILVGLPSHGLHTNGYTLVRKILEKTGFPLTEKPPGFRRPLGEILLAVHRCYLPEIQILRRFQVRGLAHITGGGLPENLLRILPEGMGIELWLQSWPVPRIFSWLLQQGNLSWNEAYTVFNMGIGLVAVLPENQWERCRQTLGRVFLIGRVIRSRRRVVHLVPKKSPEDHHNTMEAEGVEPSSSR, encoded by the coding sequence GTGTCTTCTCTAAGGGATCCGAAGCCTCAAGCCTTTTCCTCTCTTTCGTGCCCGGTTCCCGAGGTGTCTTCTCGTTACGAGGAAGCCGGTGTGTCGTTAGGCCTGGCACGGCAACTCAAAAGCCAGCTTTTCGTACGGAGCCGTCGGCAACCGAAAGACCCCCGGTGCTTGGGGGAGCTTGGTGGTTTTGCCGGACTGTTTCGCGCGCGCTTCCCCGGCTACCGAAAACCGGTTCTTGTGGCAAGCACCGATGGGGTGGGAACGAAACTGGCTCTCGCGACGGCCCTCCAAAAGTACCGGGGAGTGGGACAAGACCTTGTCCATCATTGTATTAACGACATTGCTGTGGTCGGCGCTAAACCCCTGTTTTTTCTGGACTACCTCGGGGTAGCTCGCCTGGAACCACGCATGTTCCAAGAGCTTCTCGGAGGGATTCTTACCGCCTGCCGTCGGTGGAATTGCACGCTCCTCGGCGGCGAAACCGCCCAGCTGTCGGACACGTTTCAACCCGGGCACTTCGAACTTGTGGGAACTATTGTCGGGGTTGTCGAAGAATCGCAGCGGATTGACGGAAGCAAGATCCAGCCGGGCAATATCCTGGTGGGCCTACCTTCCCATGGACTTCATACCAATGGGTATACGCTCGTCCGTAAAATCCTAGAAAAAACAGGCTTTCCCCTCACAGAAAAACCACCAGGTTTTCGGCGTCCCCTTGGAGAGATTCTTCTTGCGGTTCACCGTTGCTACCTTCCAGAAATCCAAATCCTCCGTCGCTTTCAGGTACGTGGACTGGCACACATTACCGGCGGAGGGCTACCGGAAAATCTCCTTCGGATTCTTCCGGAAGGAATGGGAATAGAACTGTGGCTCCAGAGCTGGCCAGTGCCTCGAATTTTTTCTTGGCTTCTCCAGCAAGGGAATCTTTCCTGGAATGAAGCCTACACAGTCTTTAACATGGGAATTGGGCTTGTGGCCGTCCTACCGGAGAACCAGTGGGAAAGATGCCGGCAAACCTTGGGCCGAGTTTTCCTCATTGGCCGGGTCATTCGAAGCCGTCGCCGGGTGGTTCATCTGGTTCCCAAAAAATCTCCGGAAGATCATCATAACACCATGGAGGCGGAGGGAGTCGAACCCTCGTCTTCCCGATGA
- the purF gene encoding amidophosphoribosyltransferase, which yields MARKEVFLHKRVTKPGFPYPKHECGIFGVFGHPRASELTYYGLYALQHRGQESAGIAASEGPGKPFRVHKGMGLVSQVFDSLTLRSLQGSRAIGHVRYSTTGSSLLKNAQPIVVSCARGQLAIAHNGNLVNAGQLRDELEAKGSIFQTTTDSEIILHLLAQPAEPGEHQGLLRALRRIRGAFSLVLLTENALVAARDPFGFRPLSLGTLEDAVVISSETCAFDLIHARWVRDLAPGEVLIVTEEGQKSLFPYSASLPEAFCVFEFVYFARPDSNLLGKNVSQVRVQMGIELAREHPVEADLVIPVPDSGIYAALGYAQESKIPFYPAFVRNHYIGRTFLQPTQLIRDFSVRIKLNLIDEAIRDKRVVVVDDSVVRGTTARGRIMTLREAGAREVHLRISCPPHRYACYYGIDFPDPSCLLANQMDLAQIQTYLGVDSLGYLSVEGMIRACGLPANRFCTACFTGCYPLPPHHPMDKFVLERRPGSVTPLLVDDEPMEQPCLL from the coding sequence TTGGCCAGGAAGGAGGTATTTCTGCACAAGCGGGTCACAAAGCCCGGGTTTCCGTACCCGAAGCACGAGTGCGGTATCTTTGGTGTGTTCGGTCACCCCCGGGCCAGCGAACTTACTTACTACGGACTTTACGCTCTGCAACATCGTGGCCAGGAAAGCGCCGGGATTGCCGCCTCCGAGGGTCCTGGAAAGCCCTTCCGGGTGCACAAGGGAATGGGTCTTGTCTCGCAAGTGTTTGATAGCCTGACGCTACGATCTCTCCAAGGCTCCCGTGCCATTGGTCATGTTCGTTACTCGACCACGGGTTCGAGCCTGCTGAAAAACGCCCAGCCGATCGTGGTCTCTTGCGCGCGGGGACAACTGGCCATCGCGCATAACGGAAACCTGGTCAACGCGGGCCAACTGCGGGACGAGCTAGAAGCCAAAGGCTCCATTTTCCAAACGACAACCGATAGCGAGATCATTCTCCACCTTTTGGCTCAGCCCGCTGAGCCCGGGGAACACCAGGGGCTTTTGCGAGCGCTCCGGCGGATTCGAGGAGCATTTTCTTTGGTGTTGCTCACTGAAAACGCGCTGGTTGCCGCACGGGATCCTTTCGGTTTTCGGCCTCTTTCTCTGGGGACTCTTGAGGATGCCGTGGTCATTTCGAGCGAAACCTGTGCTTTCGACCTTATCCACGCCCGCTGGGTACGAGATCTTGCGCCAGGAGAAGTTTTGATCGTTACCGAGGAAGGGCAAAAGTCCCTTTTTCCTTATTCTGCCAGCTTGCCAGAAGCCTTCTGCGTTTTTGAGTTTGTCTACTTTGCTCGCCCCGACTCCAATCTTTTGGGAAAAAACGTAAGCCAGGTTCGCGTGCAAATGGGCATCGAATTGGCCCGGGAACATCCGGTGGAAGCCGATCTTGTGATCCCGGTGCCTGATTCAGGAATTTATGCTGCTCTGGGATATGCCCAGGAGAGTAAAATCCCCTTTTATCCAGCCTTTGTCCGCAACCATTATATTGGAAGGACCTTTCTTCAACCGACCCAGTTAATTCGAGACTTTAGCGTCCGGATAAAACTCAACCTCATCGATGAGGCTATTCGAGATAAACGGGTCGTAGTAGTAGACGATTCCGTGGTCCGCGGAACGACCGCACGAGGACGCATTATGACGCTCAGAGAAGCGGGAGCGCGTGAAGTACACTTGAGGATTAGCTGTCCTCCCCATCGCTATGCGTGTTATTACGGAATTGATTTCCCGGATCCATCCTGCCTGCTGGCTAACCAAATGGACCTTGCTCAAATCCAAACCTACCTTGGTGTCGATTCTCTTGGATATTTGAGCGTGGAAGGCATGATTCGAGCCTGTGGCCTTCCTGCCAACCGGTTTTGCACGGCCTGTTTCACAGGCTGCTATCCCTTGCCTCCTCATCACCCGATGGACAAATTCGTCTTGGAGCGACGACCCGGGAGTGTAACCCCCCTTCTGGTGGACGACGAGCCAATGGAGCAACCGTGTCTTCTCTAA
- a CDS encoding M28 family peptidase, which produces MDSTRDGGEPFPPGLREVVSVFLALPTAPLWEGAIKRATFELLEGVSALQIRDDGFGNLWIVYGGTGLGAAQRHRVVLVAHMDHPGLQAAGGKEPLAYVLGGVSRELLLGSPVLWYDKHYQPVGQGRIVGIVGDSSRGVCVELDRIPKGGVLGMWDLGRPRWGSQRFSATACDDLVGVATLLWLAKEVAQKRANVGLTVILTRAEEIGLRGARWIANGRFPKDEKVPIVSLEASQARGWAQLGEGFVVRVGDRRTIFEPQVTDWILACCERAKQVLPWLRYQRRLLGGGTCEATAFAEKGYLAGGLALPLEHYHNESTKGKLARESVSLSDWTSLAHFLTWWTFEGSHLSWERWTQRKRVEGQ; this is translated from the coding sequence ATGGACAGCACTAGAGACGGGGGAGAGCCTTTTCCTCCTGGTCTTCGGGAGGTAGTTTCCGTTTTTCTGGCTCTTCCCACAGCTCCCCTGTGGGAAGGAGCGATCAAGCGGGCGACCTTTGAGCTTTTAGAGGGCGTGTCGGCCCTTCAGATCCGTGACGACGGGTTTGGTAATCTTTGGATTGTTTATGGGGGTACGGGCTTAGGAGCTGCGCAGCGACACCGGGTTGTGCTCGTTGCCCATATGGATCATCCGGGGTTACAGGCCGCTGGAGGAAAAGAACCTCTAGCCTACGTCCTGGGAGGTGTCTCCCGGGAGCTTCTCCTGGGGAGTCCGGTCCTTTGGTACGATAAGCACTACCAGCCGGTCGGGCAAGGAAGGATTGTGGGTATTGTGGGAGACTCGTCTCGAGGTGTGTGCGTCGAGCTGGATCGGATCCCCAAAGGAGGTGTCTTGGGGATGTGGGATTTGGGAAGGCCCCGCTGGGGATCGCAGCGTTTCTCCGCTACGGCCTGCGACGACCTGGTCGGAGTCGCCACGCTTCTTTGGCTGGCCAAAGAGGTGGCGCAGAAACGCGCCAATGTCGGCCTAACGGTGATCCTAACCCGTGCTGAAGAGATCGGGCTGCGTGGTGCGCGTTGGATCGCCAACGGCCGGTTCCCGAAGGATGAAAAGGTTCCCATTGTTTCGCTGGAGGCAAGCCAAGCTCGCGGATGGGCACAGTTGGGGGAAGGCTTTGTTGTTCGGGTCGGGGATCGCAGGACCATTTTCGAACCCCAGGTAACCGATTGGATTCTTGCTTGCTGCGAGCGGGCAAAGCAAGTGCTTCCTTGGTTGCGGTACCAGCGGCGCCTTTTGGGAGGCGGAACGTGCGAGGCAACCGCATTTGCCGAAAAAGGGTACCTGGCGGGAGGGCTTGCTCTGCCGCTAGAGCATTACCACAATGAGAGTACCAAGGGAAAGCTTGCTCGGGAGAGCGTTTCTTTATCGGATTGGACGAGCCTAGCGCATTTTCTTACCTGGTGGACTTTCGAGGGGAGCCATCTTTCATGGGAGCGGTGGACACAAAGGAAGCGTGTTGAGGGGCAGTGA
- the shc gene encoding squalene--hopene cyclase has translation MEERVEKKVTALEERKVLPFSLIETARDLEGEAERAVGKAREFLLSLQREDGHWVFELLVDSTVVSDYLAFHHWWGKIDFEKQARFVKHILDRQLPDGGWSIYPEGPSELNATVKAYFALKLGGLSSDEPEMARARSTILRLGGLPACLTYTKLGLALLGVYPWEHLPSIPVEIILFPPWFPFSIYDLSSWTRGMVVPLSVLHHFKPTRFLPQDKQLQELFPYGTNDKTVLPFSFAWGKRVVSKRNIFLAVDRVLKVTEQIPWKPLRAKALAKAEAWILERVGEGSDGLGAIFPAMLYALAALRCLGYPDEHPVVKKAWRDLEALEVWDEKNADFRVQPCVSPVWDTAITMIALSESGLPPDHPSLRRAAEWLLSREVRFRGDWRFKNPFPEGSGWAFEYNNIYYPDVDDTAMVLLALLRSESSDPQAHLKAVERAFRWVESFQCSDGGWAAFDKDVNKKWLENVPFADHNAILDPPCCDITARVLELCGRLGVKRTLPMVQRAIRFLRRHQTEDGSWYGRWGVNYIYGTWQVLRGLEALGMDMNQPWILRGRDWLESCQNEDGGWGETCASYTQPELKGRGPSTASQTAWALMGIMACGDLERPSVERGIAYLCSLQNDDGSWTEDFITGTGFPGVFYLKYDSYRNVWPLLALSEYLRRKRGQKQIAASWARSLLTLAEWRSKRQEGSTP, from the coding sequence ATGGAGGAGCGAGTAGAAAAGAAAGTCACGGCATTAGAAGAAAGAAAAGTTCTCCCCTTTAGCCTGATTGAGACGGCGAGGGACTTAGAAGGTGAGGCAGAAAGAGCCGTTGGCAAGGCGAGGGAATTTCTTCTTTCCCTTCAGCGGGAAGATGGACACTGGGTGTTTGAGCTTTTGGTTGACTCGACGGTGGTGAGCGACTACCTGGCGTTTCACCACTGGTGGGGGAAGATCGACTTTGAGAAGCAGGCTCGCTTCGTCAAACACATCCTTGATCGGCAGCTTCCCGACGGGGGCTGGTCTATCTATCCCGAGGGGCCGAGTGAGCTTAACGCCACCGTAAAGGCTTACTTTGCCTTGAAGTTGGGGGGACTCAGTTCGGATGAACCCGAAATGGCACGGGCTCGTTCGACGATTCTCCGGTTGGGAGGCTTGCCGGCCTGTCTCACCTATACCAAGCTCGGTCTAGCTCTTTTGGGAGTCTATCCGTGGGAACACCTGCCCTCGATCCCCGTTGAGATTATCCTTTTTCCCCCTTGGTTTCCTTTTAGTATTTACGATCTTTCGTCCTGGACTCGTGGGATGGTCGTTCCGCTTTCCGTTCTTCACCACTTTAAACCCACGCGCTTCCTTCCTCAGGATAAACAGCTTCAGGAACTGTTTCCTTATGGAACCAACGATAAGACGGTCCTTCCCTTTTCCTTTGCCTGGGGAAAACGAGTGGTTTCGAAGCGAAACATCTTCCTTGCCGTTGACCGCGTTCTCAAAGTGACGGAACAAATCCCTTGGAAGCCCCTTCGGGCAAAGGCACTCGCTAAAGCGGAAGCTTGGATCTTGGAACGAGTCGGGGAGGGGTCCGATGGTCTCGGAGCGATTTTCCCGGCAATGCTTTACGCTTTGGCTGCCTTGCGGTGTCTTGGGTATCCTGACGAGCATCCAGTTGTCAAGAAAGCCTGGCGCGACCTTGAGGCCCTTGAAGTTTGGGACGAAAAGAACGCGGATTTCCGGGTTCAACCCTGTGTTTCTCCTGTTTGGGATACAGCCATTACCATGATTGCTCTTTCAGAGTCAGGACTTCCCCCGGACCATCCGAGTCTCCGGCGGGCGGCAGAGTGGCTTCTTTCCCGCGAGGTTCGGTTCCGGGGGGATTGGAGGTTTAAGAATCCTTTTCCGGAAGGGAGCGGATGGGCGTTCGAGTACAACAACATCTATTATCCAGACGTGGACGATACGGCGATGGTCCTTCTGGCCTTGCTCCGGTCAGAAAGTAGCGATCCGCAAGCCCACCTCAAGGCAGTGGAACGTGCGTTTCGATGGGTCGAAAGTTTCCAGTGTTCAGACGGAGGATGGGCCGCCTTCGATAAGGATGTTAACAAAAAGTGGCTCGAAAATGTGCCTTTCGCCGACCACAACGCGATCTTAGATCCCCCCTGCTGCGACATCACGGCGCGGGTTTTGGAACTCTGTGGAAGGCTTGGTGTCAAGCGGACGTTGCCCATGGTGCAGCGGGCGATTCGCTTTTTGCGGCGTCATCAGACCGAAGATGGTTCGTGGTACGGCCGGTGGGGAGTCAATTACATTTACGGAACCTGGCAGGTCTTGCGCGGGCTAGAAGCATTGGGGATGGACATGAATCAACCGTGGATTCTGCGGGGAAGAGATTGGTTAGAGTCCTGCCAGAATGAGGATGGGGGATGGGGAGAGACTTGCGCTTCGTACACTCAACCGGAACTCAAAGGGAGAGGCCCGAGCACGGCTTCGCAGACTGCTTGGGCTCTTATGGGGATTATGGCCTGTGGAGATCTGGAGCGACCGAGTGTTGAGCGCGGGATTGCCTATCTTTGTTCGCTCCAGAACGACGACGGTTCCTGGACGGAGGATTTTATCACAGGCACGGGGTTTCCTGGGGTTTTCTACCTCAAATACGATAGTTACCGGAACGTCTGGCCATTACTTGCTTTGTCGGAATATTTGCGCCGCAAGAGAGGTCAAAAGCAAATTGCCGCGAGCTGGGCACGATCGCTTTTGACGCTGGCAGAATGGCGGTCCAAACGGCAGGAAGGCTCCACCCCATGA
- a CDS encoding nucleoside phosphorylase-I family protein encodes MIGVLFPLEHEAGEFLRKVKALPNRHSRLILWQVPSSAFPVPLWVGILGMGKQCQASARDFFASFHPSTTILAGYAGALVRGLNVGELYAVENFSTFLPPDPVLKACGIKLARGTMADDIIATPQAREALAHSSGAEVVDMESQLVWEEAQQAGCKLCVLRVVSDPFERVLPVKALYKAFGKRGASELERAITLAAHFGRNPSEFLPFLGFVRDLMRARRALTRGLMALIGSLAPALACQVAANETSS; translated from the coding sequence ATGATCGGGGTTTTGTTCCCTCTGGAGCATGAGGCAGGAGAGTTTCTGCGGAAGGTCAAGGCCTTGCCCAACCGTCATTCGCGTTTGATCCTGTGGCAGGTTCCCTCTTCGGCCTTTCCGGTTCCGCTTTGGGTAGGTATCCTTGGGATGGGAAAGCAGTGCCAGGCTAGCGCGCGCGATTTTTTTGCGTCTTTCCATCCCAGTACCACAATCCTGGCCGGATATGCAGGGGCACTGGTTCGCGGGCTTAACGTCGGTGAACTTTACGCCGTAGAAAATTTCTCCACTTTCCTTCCTCCCGATCCCGTCTTGAAGGCCTGCGGAATCAAGTTAGCCCGAGGAACCATGGCCGATGACATTATAGCCACCCCACAGGCACGGGAAGCTTTAGCCCACTCCAGCGGGGCCGAGGTGGTCGATATGGAAAGCCAGTTGGTTTGGGAGGAAGCCCAGCAGGCCGGGTGCAAGCTTTGCGTCCTGCGGGTAGTCAGTGATCCTTTTGAGCGGGTGCTTCCAGTCAAAGCCCTTTACAAGGCGTTTGGAAAAAGGGGTGCTAGCGAGCTAGAACGTGCAATAACTCTTGCAGCTCATTTTGGTCGTAATCCCTCAGAATTTTTGCCTTTTCTTGGTTTTGTGCGGGATCTGATGCGGGCAAGGCGAGCTCTTACCAGAGGGTTAATGGCACTGATAGGAAGCTTGGCTCCGGCGCTAGCTTGCCAGGTAGCGGCAAACGAGACATCTTCCTAG